A stretch of Dasania marina DSM 21967 DNA encodes these proteins:
- a CDS encoding ArsJ-associated glyceraldehyde-3-phosphate dehydrogenase, protein MTIKIGINGFGRMGRLSLRAGWDNPELEFIHINEPAGDAATLAHLLNFDSVHGRWQHEASSRDNHIQIGEHSISISRNKAIADTDWSQCDVVIDCSGKMKKQALLQAYLELGVKRVVVSAPVKEDGVLNIVMGVNDHLYDPALHPIVTAASCTTNCLAPAVKVLMDNIGIKHGSITTIHSLTNSQTILDAPHDDLRRARACGSSLIPTTTGSATAISHIFPELKGKIDGHAVRVPLTNASLTDCVFEMARDVTSEEVNNLFKQAALGELKNILGYEERPLVSIDYKTDPRSCIVDADHTLVVNGSQLKLFLWYDNEWGYANRCAELVYKIGAMDKSIVDSR, encoded by the coding sequence ATGACGATTAAAATAGGTATCAACGGCTTTGGCCGCATGGGCCGTTTAAGCTTAAGAGCAGGTTGGGATAACCCCGAACTGGAATTTATCCACATCAACGAGCCGGCCGGCGACGCCGCCACGCTCGCCCATTTACTCAACTTTGACTCGGTGCATGGCCGCTGGCAGCACGAGGCCAGCAGCCGAGATAACCACATACAGATAGGTGAGCACAGCATCAGCATCAGCCGCAATAAAGCCATAGCTGACACCGACTGGTCACAGTGCGATGTAGTCATAGATTGCTCAGGAAAAATGAAAAAACAAGCGCTATTACAAGCCTATTTAGAGCTAGGGGTAAAACGGGTGGTAGTGAGCGCGCCGGTTAAGGAAGACGGCGTACTCAATATAGTTATGGGCGTTAACGATCACCTCTACGACCCCGCCCTGCACCCCATAGTCACCGCCGCCTCTTGCACCACCAACTGCCTCGCGCCAGCGGTGAAAGTGTTGATGGATAATATAGGCATTAAACACGGCTCTATAACCACCATACACTCACTCACCAATTCCCAAACCATTCTGGATGCACCTCACGACGACCTGCGTCGTGCCCGTGCCTGCGGCTCTAGCTTAATCCCCACCACCACCGGCTCGGCCACGGCCATTAGCCATATCTTCCCCGAGCTAAAAGGCAAGATAGATGGCCACGCCGTGCGCGTACCACTCACTAACGCCTCACTCACCGACTGCGTGTTTGAAATGGCCAGAGACGTCACTAGCGAAGAAGTGAATAATTTATTTAAACAAGCCGCGCTAGGTGAGCTAAAAAACATTTTGGGCTACGAAGAAAGGCCGCTGGTATCTATAGATTACAAAACCGACCCGCGCTCTTGCATAGTCGATGCCGACCATACCTTGGTGGTTAACGGCAGCCAGTTAAAACTGTTTCTTTGGTATGACAATGAATGGGGCTACGCCAACCGCTGTGCTGAATTAGTCTACAAAATAGGCGCTATGGATAAGTCGATAGTCGATAGTCGATAG
- a CDS encoding metalloregulator ArsR/SmtB family transcription factor — translation MGPVEFHKCLAEETRLRSLMLIDQEQELCVCELVTALAESQPKISRHLAQLRAAGILNDRRQGQWVFYQLSPTLPSWALTVLRQTRLANPRFIAPHSQRLQAMGSRPERKLSCC, via the coding sequence ATGGGCCCCGTAGAGTTTCACAAATGCCTAGCCGAGGAAACTCGCCTGCGCAGCCTAATGCTTATTGATCAAGAGCAAGAGCTGTGTGTGTGCGAGCTGGTAACCGCGCTGGCCGAGAGCCAGCCCAAGATATCGCGCCACCTCGCACAATTGCGGGCAGCAGGCATACTCAACGATAGACGCCAGGGCCAGTGGGTGTTTTATCAACTCAGCCCCACGCTGCCCAGCTGGGCACTCACCGTACTCAGACAAACACGACTAGCCAACCCCCGTTTTATTGCCCCCCACAGCCAACGGCTGCAGGCCATGGGCAGCAGGCCAGAGCGCAAGCTGAGCTGCTGCTGA